Proteins encoded within one genomic window of Streptomyces sp. NBC_00523:
- a CDS encoding methionine adenosyltransferase: protein MRKDIGTTCSFVVPTTTGLSAIDYGEDGLVGRGNARSGLITPGQQAGNEALFGKNPAYHVGKVGGWLVDEAARALAEKTGAPCRVAVMWRNGDPYPEPASLDIAAAHTDPAHADVVREVLQRTDWVPDLVEHQRYRPALLPVPELLAELDAPTLS from the coding sequence ATGCGGAAAGACATAGGGACGACCTGCTCGTTCGTCGTACCCACGACGACGGGCTTGTCGGCCATCGACTACGGCGAGGACGGACTCGTCGGCCGCGGCAACGCCCGGTCCGGTCTGATCACGCCGGGCCAGCAGGCCGGCAACGAGGCCCTGTTCGGGAAAAACCCCGCCTACCACGTCGGGAAGGTCGGCGGCTGGCTCGTCGACGAGGCCGCCCGTGCGCTGGCCGAGAAGACCGGAGCCCCGTGCCGCGTCGCGGTGATGTGGCGCAACGGCGACCCCTACCCCGAACCGGCCTCCCTCGACATCGCGGCCGCGCACACCGACCCGGCGCACGCCGACGTGGTCCGCGAGGTGCTCCAGCGCACGGACTGGGTGCCCGACCTCGTCGAGCACCAGCGCTACCGGCCCGCCCTGCTGCCGGTGCCCGAACTGCTGGCCGAACTCGACGCACCGACGCTGTCATGA
- a CDS encoding DNA polymerase III subunit alpha, which produces MSGGVHLHVASGYSARYGASHPHDLVARAAERGIRTLALTDRDTVTGTVRFAKAAAAAGVQPVFGVDIAVAPNTPEPAMRRRRAPVRGGAHVPQAPLRITLLAQDTTGWGRLCHLVSAAHADAAPGAPPVVPWPVLHAHAGQGLTMLLGPASQPVRALSAGRPDIAEQLLAPWREVAGANLRLEILWWGLPGLGPGSLRLAAHTLGLADRLGIRAVLTNAVRYADPAQHRIADVLDSARLLRPIDRRRLDCGERWLKDPEAMAAAAEAICRAAGAGQGRAAALLAETARTGEQCVIDPVTGLGLGRPHFPEPSVVGADPGEDGAMRLLKQRCEAGMIARGLDRDPEAMGQLDYELGIIGRLRYEPYFLAVAQVVSDVRNMGIRVAARGSGAGSMVNHALFVATANPLEHRLLFERFLSERRASLPDIDIDVESARRLEVYDRIIERFGTDRVAVTGMPETYRARHALRDAGLALGMAPPVVDKVAKAFPHIRACDIRDALGTLPELRHLAADAASYGPLWELAECLDKLPRGIAMHPCGVILSNSTLLERLPVQPTPGGYPMVQADKEDVEDLGLLKLDVLGVRMQSAMAHAVAEIRRTTGRQIDLDNPDHVPLDDQFAFALIQDSDTVGMFQLESPGQQDLVGRLQPRDPQDVIADISLFRPGPVQGGMPALYIAARHGAAPTYPHPDLEPVLSDTYGVTIWHEQIIDILAVMTGCDRALAEVARRALADEQRLPKLEAWFRQEAGARGYDTGVLDEVWETVASFGAYGFCRAHAVAFAVPALQSAWLKAHHPAALYAGLLEHDPGMWPPRVIVADARRHHVPVLPVDINRSRPSHTVEETPAGWGVRLSLSSVKGISEDQVARITAGQPYHSLQDFWHRARPALPIAERLIQIGAVDPLKENLSRRDLLLQVAELHRATHSRPGTGQLPLDDTLLTAGPSGLREMTSREIMNAELGVLKIDVSQHLMTHHHRLLREIGATDAAHLKKMHPGQQVLVAGVRASTQTPPIPSGKRVIFVTLEDGYGLVDIAFFEDSHNDCAHTIFHNGLLLVRGTIEARGPRRTVVGNMVWDLEELAEARRDHGLQKVLDLLGHTAPAPTPAQAVPSEVRPAARTLPNGTAGAKLHPYADLQPAGTRSADLTRLGHTSPGSPG; this is translated from the coding sequence ATGAGTGGCGGAGTGCATCTGCATGTCGCCAGCGGCTACTCGGCCCGCTATGGCGCCTCCCATCCCCATGACCTCGTCGCCCGTGCTGCCGAGAGGGGAATCAGGACACTCGCTCTGACCGACCGGGACACCGTCACCGGCACGGTCCGCTTCGCGAAGGCCGCCGCAGCGGCCGGCGTCCAGCCCGTCTTCGGTGTCGACATCGCGGTCGCCCCAAACACCCCCGAACCCGCCATGCGACGGAGACGGGCCCCGGTCCGCGGGGGAGCGCACGTCCCGCAGGCGCCACTGCGGATCACCCTCCTCGCGCAGGACACGACGGGCTGGGGACGGCTGTGCCATCTGGTGTCCGCCGCCCACGCCGACGCCGCACCCGGAGCGCCGCCGGTCGTACCGTGGCCGGTGCTGCACGCGCACGCCGGCCAGGGTCTGACCATGCTGCTCGGACCGGCATCGCAACCCGTGCGGGCCCTGTCGGCCGGCCGCCCGGACATAGCCGAGCAGCTCCTGGCCCCGTGGCGTGAGGTGGCCGGGGCGAATCTGCGCCTGGAAATCCTGTGGTGGGGGCTGCCCGGGCTCGGGCCCGGATCGCTCCGGCTGGCAGCTCACACCCTGGGCCTGGCGGACCGGCTCGGGATCCGGGCCGTACTGACCAACGCCGTCCGCTACGCCGACCCCGCCCAGCACCGGATCGCCGACGTCCTGGACTCCGCCCGGCTGCTGCGCCCCATCGACCGGCGCCGTCTGGACTGCGGAGAGCGCTGGCTGAAGGATCCGGAAGCGATGGCCGCGGCCGCCGAGGCGATCTGCCGTGCCGCGGGCGCAGGGCAGGGGCGGGCGGCCGCCCTTCTCGCCGAGACCGCCCGGACCGGTGAGCAGTGCGTGATCGATCCGGTCACGGGCCTCGGGCTGGGACGCCCGCACTTTCCCGAGCCGTCAGTAGTCGGCGCCGACCCGGGGGAGGACGGGGCGATGCGGCTGCTGAAGCAGCGGTGCGAGGCAGGGATGATTGCCCGCGGCCTGGACCGCGACCCGGAGGCGATGGGGCAGCTCGACTACGAGCTCGGCATCATCGGCCGGCTGCGCTACGAACCCTATTTCCTGGCAGTGGCCCAAGTGGTCTCGGACGTGCGCAACATGGGCATCCGGGTCGCCGCCCGCGGTTCCGGCGCCGGGTCCATGGTCAACCACGCCCTGTTCGTCGCCACAGCCAACCCGCTCGAGCACCGGCTCCTGTTCGAACGGTTCCTCTCCGAGCGGCGCGCCTCACTGCCCGACATCGACATCGACGTCGAATCCGCCCGCAGGCTCGAGGTGTACGACCGCATCATCGAACGCTTCGGCACCGACCGGGTCGCGGTCACCGGCATGCCCGAGACCTACCGAGCCCGGCACGCCCTGCGGGATGCCGGCCTCGCTCTGGGCATGGCCCCACCTGTCGTCGACAAGGTCGCCAAGGCGTTTCCGCACATCAGGGCCTGCGACATCCGTGACGCGCTCGGCACGCTGCCCGAACTGCGGCACCTGGCTGCCGACGCCGCCTCCTACGGGCCTCTGTGGGAGCTCGCCGAATGCCTCGACAAGCTGCCGCGCGGCATCGCCATGCACCCCTGCGGCGTGATCCTGTCCAACAGCACTCTGCTGGAGCGGCTGCCGGTACAGCCCACCCCGGGCGGCTACCCGATGGTCCAGGCGGACAAGGAGGACGTCGAGGACCTGGGCCTGCTCAAGCTCGACGTGCTGGGGGTGCGGATGCAGTCGGCGATGGCGCATGCCGTCGCCGAGATCCGCCGCACCACAGGCCGGCAGATCGACCTCGACAACCCCGACCATGTCCCCCTGGACGACCAGTTCGCCTTCGCCCTCATCCAGGACTCCGACACGGTCGGCATGTTCCAGCTGGAATCACCCGGCCAGCAGGACCTCGTCGGCCGGCTCCAGCCCCGCGACCCGCAGGACGTCATCGCCGACATCAGTCTCTTCCGTCCCGGCCCGGTCCAGGGCGGCATGCCCGCCCTCTACATCGCCGCCCGCCACGGCGCCGCCCCCACCTACCCCCACCCCGACCTCGAACCCGTCCTGAGCGACACCTACGGCGTGACGATCTGGCACGAACAGATCATCGACATCCTCGCCGTGATGACCGGCTGCGACCGCGCCCTGGCCGAAGTCGCCCGCCGCGCCCTCGCCGACGAACAACGCCTTCCGAAACTCGAGGCATGGTTCCGCCAGGAAGCCGGCGCCCGCGGCTACGACACCGGGGTACTGGACGAGGTATGGGAGACCGTCGCGAGCTTCGGTGCCTACGGGTTCTGCCGCGCCCACGCCGTAGCGTTCGCCGTCCCCGCCCTGCAGTCCGCCTGGCTCAAGGCCCACCACCCAGCAGCCCTGTACGCCGGCCTGCTCGAACACGACCCCGGCATGTGGCCGCCTCGCGTGATCGTCGCCGACGCCCGCAGACACCACGTGCCCGTCCTGCCCGTCGACATCAACCGCTCCCGCCCCTCCCACACCGTGGAGGAAACCCCGGCCGGATGGGGCGTGCGGCTGTCGCTGTCCTCGGTGAAAGGCATCAGTGAGGACCAGGTCGCGCGGATCACGGCCGGGCAGCCCTACCACTCCCTTCAGGACTTCTGGCACAGAGCCCGCCCGGCGCTGCCCATCGCCGAACGCCTCATCCAGATAGGCGCCGTGGACCCGCTGAAGGAGAACCTGAGCCGCCGCGACCTGCTGCTGCAGGTCGCCGAACTCCACCGCGCCACCCACAGCCGCCCCGGAACCGGGCAGCTCCCACTCGACGACACCCTCCTCACAGCCGGACCCTCCGGACTGCGGGAAATGACCAGCCGCGAAATCATGAACGCCGAACTCGGCGTCCTGAAGATCGACGTCTCCCAGCACCTGATGACCCACCACCACCGCCTCCTGCGCGAAATCGGCGCCACCGACGCCGCCCACCTCAAGAAAATGCACCCCGGCCAGCAGGTCTTGGTCGCCGGCGTCCGCGCATCCACCCAGACACCCCCCATCCCCTCCGGCAAACGCGTCATCTTCGTCACCCTCGAGGACGGCTACGGCCTCGTCGACATCGCCTTCTTCGAGGACAGCCACAACGACTGCGCCCACACGATCTTCCACAACGGACTGCTCCTGGTCCGTGGCACCATCGAAGCCCGCGGGCCCCGCCGGACCGTCGTCGGGAACATGGTCTGGGACCTCGAGGAACTCGCCGAGGCCCGCCGTGACCACGGTCTCCAGAAGGTGCTCGACCTTCTCGGCCACACTGCCCCTGCACCCACTCCCGCCCAGGCCGTCCCCTCCGAGGTCCGACCTGCGGCCCGGACACTGCCCAATGGCACCGCCGGTGCGAAACTGCACCCCTACGCCGACCTCCAGCCCGCCGGTACCCGCTCTGCCGACCTCACTCGCCTCGGTCACACCAGTCCCGGTTCGCCAGGCTGA